The bacterium genome has a window encoding:
- a CDS encoding TolC family protein, with translation MRSRLMGLALALIAGASAVRAEPPAALALPADSLLAALIAESLAARPELAAARAEQVAREERVPAAGALPDPMLEVGLQNDGFERLEIGSMEQSSVTLMAAQTLPWPGKRGLREEAAALAAQSAASVLERAALDTEAAVRGAYLELRLARARLALLARLQSLWVQATAVAEARYAAGTGAQLELLRAQLEGSRLAQRRALLLAAERQQVQALNRLCGRPLDTPIAIGAEPSGLALAPRPAPAEILAASRAASPELAAARLALSAAESGRALAARERWPDLVLKAGLMPRGGDFDPMWTLSLGATLPLFAGRKQNRLLAASEAEQLARRHELEALEQALALRVAEREALLVALAETIRLYETGLLQQSTTLTESALAGYAAGTLGFAALAEASAGRLADEDGYLASLAEAQRLAIAAAAISLTPAPTPGVSLAAPAMGGMAAMPAAPARGEAMTDQASPAPPGAASPAPTPMPGM, from the coding sequence GTGCGCAGCCGCCTGATGGGTCTGGCGCTCGCCCTGATTGCCGGGGCGAGCGCCGTTCGCGCCGAGCCGCCGGCGGCTCTCGCGCTGCCGGCGGACTCTCTGCTCGCCGCGCTCATCGCCGAGAGCCTGGCGGCGCGCCCCGAGCTCGCCGCCGCCCGCGCCGAGCAGGTCGCCCGCGAGGAGCGGGTGCCGGCCGCGGGCGCCCTGCCCGATCCGATGCTCGAGGTCGGCCTCCAGAACGACGGCTTCGAACGGCTCGAGATCGGCAGCATGGAGCAGAGCAGCGTGACCCTGATGGCCGCGCAGACCCTGCCCTGGCCCGGCAAGCGCGGCCTGCGCGAGGAGGCTGCGGCGCTCGCGGCCCAGTCCGCGGCCAGCGTCCTCGAGCGCGCGGCGCTCGACACCGAGGCCGCCGTGCGCGGCGCCTACCTCGAGCTCCGCCTCGCCCGCGCGCGGCTCGCCCTGCTCGCGCGCCTTCAGTCGCTCTGGGTCCAGGCCACGGCCGTCGCCGAGGCGCGCTACGCGGCCGGCACGGGCGCGCAGCTCGAGCTGCTGCGCGCGCAGCTGGAAGGCAGCCGCCTCGCCCAGCGCCGCGCGCTGCTCCTCGCCGCCGAGCGCCAGCAGGTCCAGGCGCTCAATCGCCTGTGCGGCCGGCCGCTGGACACGCCGATCGCGATCGGCGCGGAGCCGAGCGGCCTCGCGCTGGCGCCGCGCCCGGCGCCTGCCGAGATCCTCGCCGCCTCCCGCGCGGCGAGCCCCGAGCTGGCCGCCGCGCGCCTCGCCCTCAGCGCCGCCGAGAGCGGGCGGGCCCTGGCCGCGCGCGAGCGCTGGCCCGACCTCGTCCTCAAGGCGGGGCTCATGCCCCGCGGCGGCGACTTCGACCCGATGTGGACGCTCAGCCTGGGCGCCACACTGCCGCTCTTCGCCGGGCGCAAGCAGAACCGGCTCCTCGCCGCCAGTGAGGCGGAGCAGCTCGCCCGTCGCCACGAGCTCGAGGCGCTCGAGCAGGCCCTCGCCCTGCGCGTCGCCGAGCGGGAGGCCCTACTCGTCGCCCTAGCCGAGACGATCCGGCTCTACGAGACCGGCCTGCTGCAGCAGTCCACCACCCTCACCGAGAGCGCGCTGGCCGGCTACGCGGCCGGCACGCTCGGCTTCGCGGCCCTGGCCGAGGCGAGCGCGGGCCGGCTCGCCGACGAGGACGGCTACCTGGCCAGCCTGGCCGAGGCGCAGCGCCTGGCGATCGCAGCGGCCGCGATCAGCCTCACACCGGCGCCGACCCCCGG